The following coding sequences lie in one Flavobacteriales bacterium genomic window:
- a CDS encoding O-antigen ligase family protein, with the protein MNKIDYNYLEKILLRYLKIISLCFLIILIIDKFFVNHLVGRFTLTRNEIDYLDSISIAIVSSLLLILSSINLNKSIYNYLFFFIGWFLLLSTAARGAIIFTILTFLFLIFYRKKEIKLNYLYLFIVISLAALTNYIASLFFKNNFGGNNILLYRISHVTSEDSTVTRLKILKDALYQFVDQPFFGSHFLVVESKMYAHNIVLDALISTGIIGSILLLPIFFLFFKNLLNRSIPIFLVLLGIFYFLNTLTSGAIYNTGEFWMIFILIVNYNFNKIDNKLITNEL; encoded by the coding sequence ATGAATAAAATTGATTATAATTATTTAGAAAAAATTCTATTAAGATACCTTAAAATAATAAGTCTATGCTTCCTAATTATTTTAATTATTGACAAATTTTTCGTCAATCATCTAGTTGGTAGATTTACTTTAACTCGAAATGAAATAGACTATCTAGATTCAATAAGTATTGCAATAGTTTCTAGCCTTTTACTGATTTTAAGTTCAATAAATTTAAATAAAAGCATTTATAATTATTTATTTTTTTTCATAGGCTGGTTCCTTCTGTTATCTACAGCTGCTAGAGGTGCTATTATTTTTACAATACTGACTTTTTTATTCTTGATATTTTACAGAAAAAAGGAGATAAAACTAAATTATCTCTACTTGTTTATTGTAATAAGTTTAGCAGCCCTTACAAACTATATTGCTAGTTTATTTTTTAAGAATAATTTTGGAGGCAATAATATTTTACTTTATAGAATAAGTCATGTTACTTCTGAAGATAGTACTGTAACTCGTTTAAAAATATTAAAAGATGCCCTTTATCAATTTGTTGACCAACCATTTTTTGGGTCTCATTTTTTAGTCGTTGAATCAAAAATGTATGCTCATAATATTGTTTTAGATGCTTTAATTTCGACTGGAATAATTGGCTCCATTTTACTTCTTCCTATTTTCTTTTTATTTTTTAAAAACTTACTAAATAGAAGTATACCTATTTTTCTAGTTTTGTTAGGTATTTTTTATTTTTTAAACACCTTAACTTCCGGAGCAATCTATAACACAGGCGAATTTTGGATGATTTTCATCCTAATTGTTAATTACAATTTCAATAAAATCGACAATAAATTAATAACCAATGAATTATAG
- a CDS encoding oligosaccharide flippase family protein, which translates to MKRFFPKSDFSKNTLILISGTVVAQAIPLILHPFLRRIYTPEDFGAMAVFLSIFSMVTIVSSFRYEATIVLPKEDNDAANILGLTFIISVIFNILILLTIVLFKDSIINFIGLPIKYENFIYLLPITSFLFSFYQSLNYWLVRQKAFKASSINKIVRRAVEGTTQVTLGLLKIPGGLFVGDFVGNFSNVISGIGQIFKHNFSTTTITKNDIIIVLKRYIDYPKYNVVPTLLSSAASLLPFLFINKFYSTEAVGYLDLSRMILSIPLIFISATIAQVLFQQMTEKKHQLISIKKDLLNIFYLLIGIIALEAIVLFLFGDELFKLIFGENYILSSIYSKILIFSFSVNFITSTFSSVYITFDKIKLNSIWQITYFGSICCLLFFTKIELIDFIKIYVGIEVIMSLINCFMLFNIVNSYEQKILKN; encoded by the coding sequence TTGAAACGTTTCTTTCCAAAATCTGATTTCTCAAAAAACACGCTGATATTAATTAGCGGAACTGTTGTTGCTCAAGCAATTCCATTGATACTCCATCCTTTTTTACGAAGAATATATACACCTGAAGACTTTGGTGCTATGGCTGTTTTTCTTAGTATTTTTAGTATGGTTACCATTGTATCTTCATTCAGGTATGAAGCAACTATAGTTCTACCAAAAGAAGATAATGATGCCGCAAATATTCTAGGCTTAACCTTTATTATCAGTGTAATTTTTAACATATTGATTTTATTAACTATTGTTCTTTTTAAAGATTCAATTATCAACTTTATTGGCTTACCAATTAAATATGAGAACTTTATTTATTTATTACCAATTACAAGCTTTCTATTTAGCTTTTACCAAAGTTTAAATTATTGGCTAGTTCGTCAAAAGGCATTTAAGGCTAGCTCTATAAACAAAATTGTTAGAAGAGCCGTTGAGGGTACTACTCAAGTTACGTTAGGTTTATTAAAAATTCCAGGAGGTTTATTTGTTGGTGATTTCGTTGGTAATTTCTCAAATGTAATAAGTGGTATTGGTCAAATTTTTAAACATAACTTTAGTACAACCACCATTACAAAAAATGACATTATTATCGTACTAAAAAGATACATTGACTACCCAAAATACAATGTTGTACCCACTCTTTTAAGTTCTGCTGCAAGCTTATTACCATTCTTGTTTATCAATAAATTTTATTCCACCGAAGCGGTAGGTTATCTTGATTTATCTCGAATGATTTTGTCAATCCCTTTAATTTTTATTTCTGCTACAATTGCTCAGGTGTTGTTTCAACAAATGACAGAAAAAAAACATCAGCTAATTAGCATTAAAAAGGATTTACTTAATATTTTTTATTTACTAATCGGAATTATAGCGTTAGAAGCCATTGTTTTATTTTTATTCGGTGATGAGTTGTTTAAGTTGATTTTTGGCGAGAACTACATCCTTTCAAGTATTTATTCAAAAATTTTAATTTTTAGTTTTTCTGTGAATTTTATTACTTCAACATTTTCTTCAGTATATATTACCTTTGATAAAATCAAATTGAATAGCATTTGGCAAATCACCTATTTTGGTTCTATTTGTTGTTTACTATTTTTTACAAAAATTGAACTTATTGATTTTATTAAAATATATGTTGGTATAGAAGTAATCATGAGTTTAATAAATTGTTTTATGCTGTTTAATATTGTTAATTCATACGAACAAAAAATATTGAAAAATTAA
- a CDS encoding class I SAM-dependent methyltransferase translates to MSQFKEIILKQLFKPSFVSFCINPFFWGRSAIYLSVKKFAPYISGKTVDVGSGSKPYKDLFKNVTEYIGLDIEKSGHDHKTSDIDVYYDGNTFPFENSTVDSLVFFEVLEHVFNPEQFLSEISRVVKPGGKCVVTIPFIWGEHEQPYDFARYSSFGLKHLFNNHDLEIVEHKKYLSDFRIFPLLVNSYIYTMSKKYLPGLLAWVLIIPFSFINNFLGLFLYILPKNEEMYFGNIYVLKNTKK, encoded by the coding sequence ATGTCACAATTCAAAGAAATTATTCTTAAACAACTTTTCAAACCTTCATTCGTAAGTTTTTGTATCAATCCTTTTTTTTGGGGAAGAAGTGCCATTTACTTGAGTGTTAAAAAATTTGCACCATACATTTCAGGGAAAACAGTAGATGTAGGAAGTGGTAGCAAGCCATACAAAGATTTATTTAAAAATGTAACTGAATATATAGGTTTAGATATCGAAAAATCTGGGCACGACCATAAAACATCAGATATTGATGTATATTATGATGGGAACACTTTTCCATTTGAAAATAGTACCGTTGATTCATTAGTGTTTTTTGAAGTACTCGAACATGTTTTTAACCCTGAACAATTTTTATCCGAAATATCAAGAGTTGTAAAACCTGGTGGAAAATGCGTTGTGACTATCCCATTTATATGGGGCGAACATGAGCAACCATATGATTTTGCTAGATACTCATCATTTGGATTAAAGCATTTGTTTAATAACCATGATTTGGAAATTGTTGAACACAAAAAATATTTGTCGGACTTTAGAATATTTCCACTATTGGTTAATAGTTACATTTATACCATGTCAAAAAAATATCTACCAGGGTTACTTGCTTGGGTTTTAATAATTCCATTCTCGTTCATCAATAATTTTTTAGGACTATTTTTATATATCCTTCCTAAAAATGAAGAAATGTATTTTGGAAACATCTACGTGTTGAAAAACACCAAAAAATAG
- a CDS encoding PglZ domain-containing protein, whose translation MDAITILWADDEIDLLKPHILFLEAKGYTVLSTQSGDDALEILEANRVDLVFLDENMPGLSGLETLEIIKAKHPSLPVIMITKSEEEYIMEEAIGSKISDYLIKPVNPNQILLSIKKNLNTNQLISEKSTSKYQQEFRNIGMMLNERLDYNDWAELYKKLVYWELELDKSKETGMDEILHMQKNEANQQFGKYVEQNYFDWLAHPEDAPVMSQNLIKQYVVPELKKGDSSVFFILIDNLRLDQWKVLKPFITEHFWIDTEDIYYSILPTTTQYARNSIFAGMMPSEIEKRFPDKWSNDDEEGGKNLEEQFFIDEQLKRNQLNVKTSYNKVLNLSYGNKVLGDIPSLFNNPFNVIVYNFVDMLSHARTDTQIIKELAADESAYRSVVKSWFEHSPLISTLKEIAARGGTLFITTDHGSIRVKDAVKIVGDKEVNSNLRYKQGKTLNYNAKEVFEVKNPQDAHLPKINVSQSFVFAKGEDFFAYPNNYNHYVKYYKDTFQHGGISLEEMLLPIVKLSPKK comes from the coding sequence ATGGATGCAATAACAATACTTTGGGCAGATGATGAGATAGATTTATTAAAACCACACATTTTATTTTTAGAAGCAAAAGGTTACACTGTTTTATCCACTCAAAGTGGCGATGATGCCTTAGAGATTTTAGAGGCTAATCGTGTTGATTTGGTGTTTTTAGATGAAAACATGCCCGGCTTAAGTGGTTTAGAAACCTTGGAAATTATTAAAGCAAAACACCCTTCGTTGCCTGTAATTATGATTACCAAAAGCGAAGAGGAATACATTATGGAAGAGGCCATTGGTTCAAAAATATCGGATTACCTGATAAAACCAGTGAACCCCAACCAAATTTTATTGTCCATAAAAAAGAACCTCAACACCAATCAATTAATTAGCGAAAAATCGACCTCAAAATACCAACAAGAGTTTAGAAACATTGGTATGATGCTAAACGAACGATTAGATTATAACGACTGGGCAGAACTTTACAAGAAACTTGTTTACTGGGAGTTAGAATTAGATAAATCGAAAGAAACAGGTATGGACGAAATTTTGCACATGCAAAAAAATGAAGCCAACCAACAGTTTGGAAAATATGTAGAACAAAATTATTTTGATTGGTTAGCACATCCAGAAGATGCTCCGGTAATGTCACAAAATTTAATCAAACAATATGTTGTTCCTGAATTAAAAAAAGGCGATTCATCAGTATTTTTTATTTTAATCGACAACTTGCGTTTAGACCAGTGGAAAGTACTAAAACCTTTTATAACTGAACACTTTTGGATAGATACCGAAGACATCTATTACAGTATTTTGCCAACCACTACCCAATACGCGCGTAACTCTATTTTTGCAGGTATGATGCCTAGCGAAATTGAAAAACGATTTCCTGATAAGTGGTCGAATGATGATGAGGAAGGCGGAAAAAATTTAGAAGAGCAGTTTTTTATTGATGAGCAGTTAAAACGTAATCAGTTAAACGTAAAAACGTCGTACAACAAAGTATTAAACTTAAGTTATGGCAACAAAGTATTAGGCGACATTCCTAGTTTGTTTAACAACCCGTTTAACGTAATTGTATACAATTTTGTCGATATGCTTTCGCATGCCAGAACCGACACACAAATTATTAAAGAATTAGCTGCTGATGAATCAGCATATCGTTCGGTAGTAAAATCGTGGTTTGAACATTCTCCATTAATTAGCACATTAAAAGAAATTGCTGCGCGTGGCGGGACATTATTTATTACCACCGATCACGGCTCTATTCGAGTAAAAGATGCGGTAAAAATTGTTGGTGACAAAGAAGTGAACTCCAACCTGAGATACAAACAAGGAAAGACCTTAAATTACAATGCAAAAGAAGTTTTTGAGGTTAAAAATCCACAAGATGCTCATTTGCCAAAAATCAATGTGAGTCAATCGTTTGTTTTTGCCAAAGGCGAAGACTTTTTTGCTTACCCAAACAATTACAATCACTATGTAAAATATTATAAAGATACGTTCCAACACGGTGGAATATCGTTAGAAGAAATGTTGTTACCTATCGTTAAACTATCTCCAAAAAAATAA
- a CDS encoding glycosyltransferase → MNYRFIRITNNYPQYIKSFYSKHPEALLLPYKEQHQLLTEDSIEIASAYVKNLKKIGVEAIEIISNATLLQNAWRKENNISPNISNNLLIIEQIKQFKPEVVWIDDLSLVDLEWKTMLLKEVPSIKLFVGHHCAPFNENLIEKLKLFDIMFTCIPCLKKEFDKLGINSHLMYHGFESTILDSVQENNRFPETEFLFSGSLYSGSGFHKSRIEYLESMLKSGINIDIYGNLESFKKIFVKKIFYHLIITLKKLRLGKIIEFIPILNKNKSFGDSSINFYSKKLIKSSKPPVFGKEMYQLLAKSNICFNIHGEVADKCAGNIRLFEATGVGTCLVTDWKDNITELFEPDKEIITYKTVEECIEKVKWLIENPAERKKIAQAGQHRTLNEHSIENRAMQLNKILSAHL, encoded by the coding sequence ATGAATTATAGATTTATAAGAATTACTAATAACTACCCACAATACATCAAAAGCTTCTACAGCAAACATCCTGAAGCTTTATTATTACCATACAAAGAGCAACATCAATTGTTAACTGAAGACTCTATTGAAATAGCAAGTGCTTATGTAAAAAATCTAAAAAAAATAGGAGTTGAGGCTATCGAAATAATTTCAAATGCAACGTTACTACAAAATGCTTGGAGAAAAGAAAATAATATTTCACCTAACATTTCCAATAACCTATTAATTATTGAACAAATAAAACAATTTAAACCCGAAGTAGTATGGATTGATGACTTATCATTAGTTGATTTGGAATGGAAAACCATGCTATTAAAAGAAGTCCCATCAATTAAATTATTTGTAGGACATCATTGTGCGCCTTTTAATGAAAATCTTATCGAAAAACTTAAGCTTTTCGATATTATGTTTACTTGTATTCCCTGTTTAAAAAAAGAGTTTGATAAATTAGGCATCAATTCACATTTGATGTATCATGGTTTTGAATCTACTATATTGGATAGTGTTCAAGAAAATAATCGTTTTCCAGAAACTGAATTTTTATTTTCCGGATCACTATACTCTGGATCTGGCTTTCATAAAAGTAGAATAGAATACCTAGAGTCTATGCTTAAATCAGGAATTAATATTGACATATATGGTAATTTGGAATCTTTCAAGAAAATATTTGTCAAGAAAATATTTTATCACCTTATTATCACCTTAAAAAAATTAAGATTGGGTAAAATAATCGAATTTATCCCTATTTTAAATAAAAATAAATCCTTTGGAGATTCATCTATAAATTTTTATTCAAAAAAGCTTATCAAAAGTTCAAAACCTCCTGTCTTTGGAAAAGAAATGTATCAATTATTAGCAAAATCAAATATTTGTTTTAACATACATGGAGAAGTTGCTGATAAATGTGCTGGTAACATTCGACTATTTGAAGCTACAGGAGTAGGAACATGTTTAGTAACTGATTGGAAAGATAATATTACTGAATTGTTTGAACCAGATAAGGAAATTATTACATACAAAACAGTAGAAGAATGTATTGAAAAAGTAAAATGGTTAATCGAAAACCCTGCGGAACGAAAAAAAATTGCTCAAGCAGGTCAACACAGAACTTTAAATGAACACTCTATTGAAAATAGAGCAATGCAATTGAATAAGATTTTAAGTGCTCATTTATAA
- a CDS encoding FdtA/QdtA family cupin domain-containing protein, with protein MAYLLNLKTFTDKRGNLTVVEKVIPFDIKRIFYIYGVDNSVRGGHRHVKTIQAAFCLKGSCIISNDDNEKQEDFVLDSPDKCLILEPKDWHQMHSFTEDTILMVLASEHFEPEDYIYEKYQH; from the coding sequence ATGGCTTACTTATTAAACTTAAAAACATTTACTGACAAAAGAGGAAATTTAACAGTAGTGGAAAAAGTAATTCCATTTGATATCAAACGAATATTTTACATCTACGGCGTTGACAATTCTGTGAGAGGCGGACATCGTCATGTAAAAACAATTCAAGCAGCTTTTTGCCTAAAAGGAAGCTGTATTATTTCTAATGATGACAATGAAAAACAAGAAGATTTTGTTTTAGACTCACCTGATAAATGTTTAATTTTAGAACCTAAAGATTGGCATCAAATGCACAGCTTTACAGAAGATACTATTTTAATGGTTTTAGCTTCTGAACATTTTGAACCAGAGGATTATATATATGAAAAATACCAGCATTGA
- a CDS encoding alanine dehydrogenase, translated as MTTSDELLKSLAQGFMPQEEMLEVAKKKSSLQIGIPKECSLQERRIPLVPDAVNVLVNNGHEVIIETGAGEGSSFSDKDYSEVGAQIVYSTQEIYKSNLILKVEPPTLEEIDMMQTGQLLISALQLPIQPKDFLKKLISKRITAIAFDFIKDPEGILPIVNAMSEIAGNAAVLIASEYLSNSTNGKGQLFGGISGVSPTDVVILGAGTVGEFAAKSALGLGATVKIFDNNTHKLRRLQDVLGQRVYTSVIQPNVLTNALKTADVVIGAISNKIGRAPIVVTEDMVSNMKERSVIVDISIDKGGCIETSEVTSHKNPVFVKHGVIHYCVPNIASRFSRTASNALSNVIAPTLIDTGDYGGLEAMIKSYSGIQNGVYLYKGVLTNKYLAETFSLPYKDINLLLMAM; from the coding sequence ATGACAACTTCAGACGAATTGTTGAAATCTCTTGCCCAAGGTTTTATGCCTCAAGAGGAAATGTTGGAAGTAGCAAAGAAAAAAAGCAGTTTACAAATTGGAATACCTAAAGAATGTTCGTTACAAGAACGAAGAATCCCATTAGTACCTGATGCGGTTAATGTTTTGGTTAATAACGGACATGAAGTAATTATTGAAACTGGGGCTGGAGAAGGCTCAAGTTTTAGTGATAAAGATTATAGCGAAGTAGGTGCTCAAATTGTTTACAGCACTCAAGAAATCTACAAATCGAACTTAATTTTAAAAGTTGAACCACCAACACTAGAAGAAATTGACATGATGCAAACTGGTCAGTTGTTAATTTCTGCCTTACAATTGCCTATTCAACCAAAAGATTTTTTGAAAAAATTAATCTCCAAACGAATTACAGCCATTGCTTTCGACTTTATTAAAGACCCAGAAGGTATTTTACCCATTGTAAATGCCATGAGTGAAATTGCTGGAAATGCGGCAGTTTTAATTGCTTCAGAATATTTAAGCAACTCTACAAACGGAAAAGGTCAATTGTTTGGTGGTATTTCAGGCGTTTCTCCAACCGATGTAGTTATCCTTGGAGCAGGAACTGTTGGAGAATTTGCTGCAAAATCGGCTCTAGGATTGGGTGCAACAGTAAAAATATTCGATAACAACACCCATAAATTAAGACGTTTACAGGATGTTTTAGGTCAGCGAGTTTACACCTCAGTTATCCAACCTAATGTTTTAACCAATGCATTAAAAACTGCTGATGTGGTAATTGGTGCAATCAGTAATAAAATTGGTAGAGCACCTATTGTTGTTACCGAAGACATGGTTAGCAACATGAAAGAAAGAAGTGTGATTGTGGATATCAGTATTGATAAAGGTGGCTGCATTGAAACATCAGAAGTTACCAGCCATAAAAACCCAGTTTTTGTTAAACACGGTGTTATCCACTATTGTGTTCCAAACATTGCTTCTCGTTTTTCTAGAACTGCTTCAAACGCTTTAAGTAATGTAATTGCTCCAACATTAATTGATACTGGAGATTATGGTGGTTTAGAAGCCATGATTAAATCTTACTCTGGTATTCAAAATGGGGTGTATTTATACAAAGGCGTTTTAACCAATAAATATTTAGCCGAGACATTTAGTTTGCCTTACAAAGACATTAATTTGTTATTAATGGCAATGTAA
- a CDS encoding oligosaccharide repeat unit polymerase, translating to MDFFKLKTLLLISYLILELYYFNFITDYFNHLGFVLNFNTLKYIVTKLIFLGFVLLSYFFYSRSHFLYVVYLIILLLFYIPNAIYFSFSNGNIAPFISNVLFVSIFAVSPYIKFNFPVLNLSDISRKITLFILSIGLLIPLVLKFNISLNLNTLFLKDIYSTRELFSEKLTGYLGYIYNFEVKTIIPIGIIYFLIKKNYKTVVLLIIALLYLYVISGNKAVYFTTFIVLSFFFLGKDYITKIKFFFYILLALFLISPILDFLFFEEPIFKGTFVNRLFFIPSLLTQWYFEFFEGKPFYFAESHFFNLFSKSPYDMPVGYLLTKIHWNEPTVFANNGIVSDGFMNLGYFGVVLFSFIFATLFGIFNCFKLGAEYLGLFFSYIFIMLSAPLLTCFITGGIVLFIVLYYTVLNESDSLNNH from the coding sequence ATGGATTTTTTTAAACTAAAAACCTTGTTACTGATTTCCTATTTAATTTTAGAGTTATACTATTTTAATTTCATAACAGATTATTTTAACCATTTAGGCTTTGTTCTTAATTTTAACACATTAAAATATATTGTTACTAAACTTATTTTTCTAGGTTTTGTTCTTCTTTCTTATTTTTTCTACTCACGCAGTCATTTTCTATACGTAGTTTACTTAATAATTTTATTGTTATTCTATATTCCTAATGCCATCTATTTTTCTTTTAGTAATGGAAATATAGCTCCATTTATATCTAACGTTTTATTTGTTAGCATTTTTGCAGTTTCCCCATATATAAAATTTAATTTTCCTGTTCTTAACCTTTCTGACATTAGCAGAAAAATAACTCTTTTTATTTTATCTATTGGGTTACTGATACCATTAGTGTTAAAATTTAATATTTCATTAAACCTTAACACTTTGTTTTTAAAAGATATATATAGCACTAGAGAGTTATTTTCAGAAAAACTAACTGGATATCTGGGTTACATTTATAATTTTGAAGTAAAGACCATAATTCCAATAGGTATCATCTATTTTTTAATCAAAAAAAATTATAAAACCGTAGTTCTATTAATCATTGCTTTGCTCTATTTATATGTTATTTCCGGCAACAAAGCGGTTTATTTCACTACATTTATTGTTCTTTCATTTTTCTTTTTAGGCAAGGATTATATTACAAAAATTAAATTTTTCTTCTACATTCTGTTAGCATTATTCTTAATCTCTCCCATCTTGGATTTTTTGTTTTTTGAAGAACCAATATTTAAAGGAACTTTTGTAAATAGACTCTTTTTCATTCCATCTCTTCTAACACAATGGTATTTTGAATTTTTTGAGGGAAAACCTTTTTATTTTGCTGAAAGTCATTTTTTTAACCTATTCAGTAAAAGTCCTTATGATATGCCTGTTGGGTATTTATTAACAAAAATACATTGGAATGAACCTACTGTTTTTGCAAATAATGGAATTGTATCTGATGGATTTATGAATTTAGGGTACTTTGGCGTAGTTCTATTTTCATTTATTTTTGCTACACTTTTTGGTATTTTTAATTGTTTTAAATTAGGGGCTGAATACCTTGGTTTATTTTTTAGCTACATTTTTATAATGTTAAGTGCTCCTCTATTAACTTGTTTCATAACTGGAGGAATTGTACTATTTATTGTGTTATATTATACGGTTTTAAATGAATCTGACTCCCTAAACAATCATTAA
- a CDS encoding methyltransferase, TIGR04325 family, protein MLKEFLPPIALKYLSSFFYGWSGNYSSWQEAENKCTGYDNELIFNKVKDALIKVKNGDAVFERDSVIFDKIHYSFPLLSALSLTALNEKATLKVLDFGGSLGSAYYQNKKLFTHLTNFTWNIVEQKHFVTEGKQTFADNHLNFYYTIDECLKEQQINLLLLGSVLQYIEHPYQLLDEITKHQIAYICIDRTPIFLTHSDRITIQKVHKSIYDAQYPCWILNETKLINYICNKGYELVFEAESSEKINLTDAHLKGYYFKLKN, encoded by the coding sequence ATGTTAAAAGAATTTTTACCTCCAATTGCTTTAAAATACCTTTCTAGTTTTTTCTATGGATGGAGTGGTAACTATTCCTCATGGCAAGAAGCTGAAAACAAATGTACAGGCTATGACAATGAACTTATATTTAATAAGGTAAAAGATGCACTAATAAAGGTTAAAAACGGCGATGCCGTATTTGAACGCGATTCAGTAATTTTTGATAAAATTCATTACTCATTTCCACTTCTTTCTGCATTGAGTTTAACAGCGTTGAATGAAAAAGCTACTTTAAAAGTGCTAGACTTTGGTGGTTCACTTGGAAGTGCCTATTATCAAAACAAAAAATTATTCACTCACTTAACCAATTTTACCTGGAACATCGTTGAACAAAAACACTTTGTAACAGAAGGCAAACAAACCTTTGCTGATAATCACCTTAATTTTTATTATACAATCGATGAGTGTTTAAAAGAACAACAAATCAATCTATTATTATTGGGTTCAGTGTTACAGTATATTGAGCATCCTTATCAGTTACTTGATGAAATTACAAAGCATCAAATAGCATATATTTGTATTGACCGGACACCTATTTTTTTAACCCATTCTGATAGAATTACCATTCAAAAAGTTCATAAATCCATTTATGACGCTCAATATCCTTGTTGGATTTTGAATGAAACTAAATTAATAAACTACATTTGTAATAAAGGCTACGAGTTGGTTTTCGAAGCCGAATCTTCGGAAAAAATAAACTTAACCGATGCCCATTTAAAAGGATATTATTTTAAACTTAAAAACTAA
- the tsaE gene encoding tRNA (adenosine(37)-N6)-threonylcarbamoyltransferase complex ATPase subunit type 1 TsaE, producing MEFVAKSIDDLDLISEKLINQFNHKVVLFYGEMGNGKTTLIKQLCKKLGVSESTSSPTFSIVNEYKTDKNNTIYHFDFYRIKDESEVLDFGYEEYLYSGNYCFIEWPEKIPNMLPDDVVKVTINKDENNFRIIEVD from the coding sequence ATGGAATTTGTTGCAAAAAGCATTGACGATTTAGACTTGATTTCTGAAAAATTAATTAACCAATTCAATCATAAAGTAGTTCTATTTTATGGCGAAATGGGTAATGGAAAAACCACTCTAATCAAACAACTTTGTAAAAAATTAGGCGTTTCAGAATCTACTTCTAGCCCAACATTTTCAATAGTTAACGAATATAAAACGGATAAAAACAACACCATTTATCATTTCGATTTTTACAGGATAAAAGACGAAAGTGAAGTACTTGATTTTGGGTATGAAGAATACCTATACAGCGGCAATTATTGTTTTATTGAATGGCCTGAAAAAATCCCCAACATGTTGCCAGATGATGTGGTAAAAGTTACCATCAACAAAGACGAAAACAATTTTAGAATTATTGAAGTTGATTGA